A genome region from Alistipes dispar includes the following:
- a CDS encoding GDSL-type esterase/lipase family protein, which translates to MKKLIATFALCLFAAGASRGQNYSDMLYRDWAGLRAFAQVNRNLTVEPEVVFMGNSITEGWFNYHPDFFKKNNFACRGIGGQTSSEMLVRFRQDVIELRPRVVAILAGTNDIAMNNGYIALENTFQNIVSMCELAKFNGIKVLLCSVTPAAYFNWRPQVEPAKIIPKLNKMLREYAEATEGVEWVDYFTPMVGEDKAMRAEYSPEGSHPNGEGYKVMERIVVPAINKIQGTNKKYFIYE; encoded by the coding sequence ATGAAAAAACTGATTGCGACTTTCGCGCTCTGCCTCTTTGCGGCGGGCGCTTCGCGGGGGCAGAACTATTCGGACATGCTCTACCGCGACTGGGCCGGGCTGCGTGCCTTCGCCCAGGTGAACAGGAACCTGACCGTGGAACCCGAGGTGGTCTTCATGGGCAACTCCATCACCGAGGGGTGGTTCAACTACCATCCCGACTTCTTCAAGAAGAACAACTTCGCGTGCCGTGGCATCGGCGGGCAGACCTCCTCGGAGATGCTCGTGCGCTTCCGGCAGGATGTCATCGAGCTCCGTCCCCGGGTCGTGGCGATCCTCGCCGGAACGAACGACATTGCGATGAACAACGGCTATATCGCCCTGGAGAACACCTTCCAGAATATCGTGTCGATGTGCGAACTGGCCAAATTCAACGGAATCAAGGTGCTGCTCTGCTCCGTGACCCCCGCCGCCTATTTCAACTGGCGGCCGCAGGTCGAGCCGGCGAAGATCATCCCGAAGCTGAACAAGATGCTCAGGGAGTACGCCGAGGCGACCGAAGGCGTGGAGTGGGTCGATTACTTTACTCCGATGGTGGGCGAGGACAAGGCCATGCGCGCCGAGTATTCGCCCGAAGGCAGCCACCCCAACGGCGAAGGGTACAAGGTGATGGAGCGGATCGTCGTTCCGGCCATCAACAAGATCCAGGGAACGAACAAGAAGTATTTCATCTACGAATAG
- a CDS encoding sialate O-acetylesterase, protein MRICKPIFLLLAGLLPLRLLADVKLPAIFTDNMVLQQRSDVKFWGEAAPGRTVRITTSWDGRSYETAADASGRWTTAVETPSAGGPYTVTISDGRPVELKNVLVGEVWICSGQSNMEMRVADRVTNMERELKEADGYRNIRLLHIDNSTSPAPLADAKVRHGGWQVCSAENVADFSATGYFFGKELHRNLDVPVGLIETCWGGTLAEAWTSGGALADIPYFRKRVEKVKTLPESTEARNRIFVEDMEAWRGEMALVDPAFEKGKTGWVETSFDDTAWREIAAPGFVQDQGLDGFSGFLWMRKTVEIPASWAGKELKLDLAVIDDNDFTYFNGVEVGHTEGCMAFRSYTVPASLVKAGKATIAVRVMDTGGKGGIYGDPNSMALRRSDKEFIPLAGAWKYKLGLGLGEAPELPVNTATEPNYPTFLYNAMIHPLVGYGIRGAIWYQGEANVARAAQYRDLLPLMIRDWRRQWGYDFPFYIVQLANYMKAQEGPEESEWAELREAQAETLNLENTGLAVIIDIGEAEDIHPKNKPEVGRRLSLIARAQTYGERIPYSGPLFESYTLGDGEIRIRFSHTDGGLKTADGGPVEGFWIAGGDHRFHAAKAVIEGDEVVVSSDEVAFPVAVRYAWANNPVCNLYNGAGLPAGPFRTDDWTNDAKRY, encoded by the coding sequence ATGAGAATCTGCAAACCGATTTTTCTGCTGCTGGCGGGGCTGCTGCCCCTCCGGCTGCTGGCGGACGTGAAGCTGCCCGCCATCTTTACCGACAACATGGTGCTGCAACAGCGGAGCGACGTGAAATTCTGGGGCGAGGCCGCACCGGGCCGCACCGTGCGGATCACTACTTCGTGGGACGGCCGCAGCTACGAGACCGCGGCCGATGCCTCGGGCCGCTGGACGACGGCCGTGGAGACCCCCTCGGCGGGCGGTCCCTACACGGTGACGATTTCGGACGGCAGGCCCGTCGAGCTGAAGAACGTCCTCGTCGGCGAGGTGTGGATCTGCTCGGGACAGTCGAACATGGAGATGCGCGTGGCCGACCGCGTGACGAACATGGAGCGGGAGCTGAAGGAGGCCGACGGCTACCGGAACATCCGTCTGCTGCATATCGACAACTCGACCAGCCCCGCGCCGCTCGCCGACGCGAAGGTGCGCCACGGCGGCTGGCAGGTCTGCTCGGCGGAGAACGTGGCCGACTTCTCGGCGACGGGCTATTTCTTCGGCAAGGAGCTGCACCGGAACCTCGACGTGCCCGTCGGCCTGATCGAGACCTGCTGGGGCGGTACGCTGGCCGAGGCGTGGACCAGCGGCGGTGCGCTCGCGGACATTCCCTATTTCCGCAAGCGGGTCGAGAAGGTGAAGACGCTGCCCGAATCAACCGAGGCGCGCAACCGGATCTTCGTCGAGGACATGGAGGCGTGGCGCGGCGAGATGGCCCTCGTGGACCCGGCCTTCGAGAAGGGTAAGACCGGTTGGGTCGAGACGTCGTTCGACGACACGGCCTGGCGCGAGATCGCCGCACCCGGGTTCGTGCAGGATCAGGGGCTCGACGGATTCAGCGGCTTCCTCTGGATGCGCAAGACCGTGGAGATTCCCGCGTCGTGGGCCGGCAAGGAGCTGAAGCTCGATCTGGCCGTCATCGACGACAACGACTTCACCTACTTCAACGGCGTGGAGGTCGGCCACACCGAGGGCTGCATGGCTTTCCGCAGCTATACGGTTCCGGCGTCGCTCGTCAAGGCGGGCAAGGCGACGATCGCCGTGCGCGTGATGGACACGGGCGGCAAGGGCGGCATCTACGGCGATCCGAACAGCATGGCGCTGCGCCGCTCGGATAAGGAGTTCATCCCGCTGGCCGGAGCGTGGAAGTACAAGCTCGGCCTGGGGCTGGGCGAGGCGCCCGAGCTGCCGGTCAATACAGCCACGGAGCCCAACTATCCGACGTTCCTCTACAATGCGATGATCCACCCGCTCGTGGGCTACGGCATCCGCGGCGCGATCTGGTATCAGGGCGAGGCCAACGTGGCCCGCGCCGCGCAGTACCGCGACCTGCTGCCGCTGATGATCCGCGACTGGCGCCGCCAGTGGGGCTACGACTTCCCCTTCTACATCGTCCAGCTGGCCAACTACATGAAGGCGCAGGAGGGCCCCGAGGAGTCGGAGTGGGCCGAGCTGCGCGAGGCGCAGGCCGAGACGCTCAATCTGGAGAATACGGGGCTGGCCGTCATCATCGACATCGGCGAGGCGGAGGACATCCACCCGAAGAACAAGCCCGAGGTGGGGCGGCGTCTCTCGCTCATCGCCCGGGCACAGACCTACGGCGAGCGGATTCCCTATTCGGGTCCCCTCTTCGAGTCCTACACGCTGGGCGACGGCGAGATCCGCATCCGTTTCTCGCATACGGACGGCGGACTGAAGACCGCGGACGGCGGTCCGGTCGAGGGCTTCTGGATCGCCGGCGGCGACCACCGCTTCCACGCGGCGAAGGCCGTGATCGAGGGCGACGAGGTGGTCGTATCGTCGGACGAGGTGGCCTTCCCCGTGGCCGTGCGCTACGCCTGGGCGAACAATCCCGTCTGCAACCTTTACAACGGCGCGGGGCTTCCGGCCGGACCGTTCCGCACGGACGACTGGACGAACGACGCGAAGCGTTACTGA
- a CDS encoding sialate O-acetylesterase, whose protein sequence is MRRFWLLFSVLLAAAWTPAGAKVRLPAVVGDNMVLQQATDVKVWGWAAPGSEVRVAPSWGAAVRTEADAEGRWCTTLRTPAASFEKRTIRIGDGDGEPVVLRNVLIGEVWLCSGQSNMEIPVQGGRDCPIEHSLEIIAESAQYPDVRLFSVKIDGGLTPREDVTGAWCEASPATVKTFSAVGYLFGRNLRRALGVPVGIINSSCGGTWIEAWFPAELQKHFGDFDPASLPTREGQSGMTTVEILYNGMIYPLHNFAIKGFCWYQGCTNVGRSTYYAEKMVAMIDHWRDLWGGDRKPFYYVEIAPVENGEQNVDCALVREQQARVMEMTDNVGMVSTNDLVYDYERWNVHPSQKEPIAQRLAYWALSRDYGYGDAIKTIGPRYKSMEVLEGGVVRLSFDGSDCGFLVKGEIEGFELAGADGKFHPARAERRRPDPTVLYVSTYAVGEPKYVRYNFKNCSIGHLWDAFGQPVIPFRTDDFDE, encoded by the coding sequence ATGAGACGTTTCTGGTTATTGTTTTCCGTGCTGCTCGCGGCGGCATGGACGCCTGCCGGGGCGAAAGTCCGGCTCCCGGCCGTCGTGGGCGACAACATGGTGCTGCAACAGGCGACGGACGTGAAGGTCTGGGGCTGGGCGGCCCCGGGTTCGGAGGTGCGGGTGGCCCCTTCGTGGGGGGCTGCCGTGCGGACGGAGGCCGACGCCGAAGGCCGCTGGTGCACGACGTTGCGCACGCCTGCGGCGTCGTTCGAGAAACGCACGATCCGCATCGGCGACGGCGACGGCGAACCGGTCGTGCTGCGCAACGTGCTGATCGGCGAGGTGTGGCTCTGCTCGGGCCAGTCGAACATGGAGATTCCCGTGCAGGGCGGACGCGACTGCCCGATCGAACACTCGCTCGAGATCATCGCCGAGAGCGCGCAGTATCCCGACGTGAGGCTCTTCTCGGTGAAGATCGACGGCGGCCTCACGCCGCGCGAGGACGTGACGGGCGCCTGGTGCGAGGCTTCGCCCGCCACGGTGAAGACCTTCAGCGCCGTCGGCTACCTCTTCGGGCGCAACCTGCGCCGGGCGCTCGGCGTGCCCGTGGGGATCATCAACAGCAGTTGCGGCGGCACGTGGATCGAGGCGTGGTTCCCGGCCGAACTGCAGAAACATTTCGGGGATTTCGACCCCGCGTCGCTCCCCACGCGCGAGGGGCAGAGCGGCATGACGACCGTCGAGATTCTCTACAACGGCATGATCTACCCGCTGCACAACTTCGCCATCAAGGGCTTCTGCTGGTATCAGGGCTGCACGAACGTCGGACGCAGCACCTACTACGCCGAGAAGATGGTGGCGATGATCGACCATTGGCGCGACCTGTGGGGCGGCGACCGCAAGCCGTTCTACTACGTCGAGATCGCTCCGGTGGAGAACGGCGAGCAGAACGTGGACTGCGCGCTGGTGCGCGAGCAGCAGGCCCGGGTGATGGAGATGACCGACAACGTGGGCATGGTTTCGACCAACGACCTGGTGTACGACTACGAACGCTGGAACGTGCACCCCTCGCAGAAGGAGCCGATCGCGCAGCGGCTGGCCTACTGGGCGCTGAGCCGCGACTACGGCTACGGCGACGCGATCAAGACGATCGGGCCGCGCTACAAGTCGATGGAGGTGCTCGAGGGCGGCGTCGTGCGGCTGTCGTTCGACGGCAGCGACTGCGGCTTCCTCGTCAAGGGCGAGATCGAGGGCTTCGAGCTGGCCGGGGCCGACGGGAAGTTCCACCCGGCCCGCGCCGAGCGTCGTCGTCCCGATCCCACGGTGCTCTACGTCTCGACCTATGCCGTGGGCGAACCCAAATACGTGCGCTACAACTTCAAGAATTGCAGCATCGGGCATCTGTGGGACGCCTTCGGGCAGCCCGTGATTCCGTTCCGCACGGACGATTTCGACGAATAG
- a CDS encoding discoidin domain-containing protein: MKRIVLIAAMLSAAFRLPAAVERTSLDSDGGVAGWRLLPQDEVRDARAMMEAGYDVSEWIPAVVPGAVFTSYVEAGIEPDPNFGDNAYRADRKKYDRNFWYRTELATEELPAGGHCWLCFEGANRRAEVYFNGERLGGLDGFMDRGRFEVTELLRRDGRKNVLAVLVRAPKTPIANHASPTYISSAGWDWMPYVPGLLNGITDDVWFETSGGVSIVDPWIRTKVPSKGEGIVSLETELCNHSDETVQGVLRGVIRPGEIVFEKPFRIDAGQQRAVGVHPREFPQLKIADPALWWPNGYGDPNLYTCELTCEVGGEVSDRRTVTFGIREYSYDFAEGVFRLSVNGERIFCKGGNWGMSEWLLRCRGGEYDLKVRLHREMNYNMIRNWIGSTTDEEFYEACDRYGIMVWDDFWLNSHPNLPDDLFAFNRNAVEKIKRLRNHPSIAVWCGDNEGVPLAPLNEWLREDVRTFDGGDRWYQPISREYGFSGSGPWTNAHPIWYFTAYPSGFGEHKLDGWGFRTEIGTAVFTNYESYRKFMPDPDRWPMSQEMLDKHFFGRSSFNSRPDRYFATVEYNYGKASGTEDFCRKAQLLNIEANKAMYEGWQHHMWNDATGVLTWMSQSAYPSFVWQTYDYYYDLNGAYWGVRKACEPVHVQWSYADNTVKAVNATLRGYEGAHVTATVYDMEGREVKRYSREATLTVHPNSAVEALRLPLPADGNLARGKRAVCSSSGVTDYHAAEAVTDGNTGSAWSATGGEGEWVYVDLGAPTRFSTIVLSWESEVAARYDVLVSDDAETWRTVHVGDKGSSPIDEITIEPVTARYVKVLDVKSWQPGRKMALYEIELYDTEAEPAGLSPVHFIRLRLTDAAGKLLSENFYWRSNRLGDYRALDGLEPARLDVRSKEETVGAKRIVRTTVTNRGRGVAFAVRVMPTYASTGEQLLPAVMDDNYFTLLPGERRTVTTEFDAALLGEDACRVIARPYND, encoded by the coding sequence ATGAAAAGAATCGTATTGATCGCGGCGATGCTGTCGGCGGCTTTCCGTCTGCCGGCCGCCGTGGAGCGGACGTCGCTCGACAGCGACGGCGGGGTGGCCGGCTGGAGGCTGCTGCCCCAGGACGAGGTGCGCGACGCACGGGCCATGATGGAGGCCGGATACGACGTGTCGGAGTGGATTCCGGCCGTCGTCCCCGGAGCCGTGTTCACCTCCTATGTCGAGGCGGGAATCGAGCCCGACCCGAACTTCGGCGACAACGCCTACCGGGCGGACCGGAAGAAATACGACCGGAATTTCTGGTATCGGACCGAACTGGCTACCGAGGAGCTTCCGGCGGGCGGGCACTGCTGGCTCTGCTTCGAGGGGGCGAACCGCCGTGCCGAGGTCTATTTCAACGGCGAACGGCTGGGCGGTCTCGACGGATTCATGGACCGCGGGCGGTTCGAGGTGACGGAGCTGCTCCGCCGCGACGGGCGGAAGAACGTGCTGGCCGTGCTGGTCCGTGCCCCGAAGACGCCGATCGCCAACCATGCCAGTCCGACCTATATTTCGAGTGCCGGATGGGACTGGATGCCCTATGTCCCCGGCCTGCTGAACGGCATCACGGACGACGTGTGGTTCGAGACCTCGGGCGGCGTTTCGATCGTCGATCCGTGGATACGGACGAAAGTCCCCTCGAAGGGCGAGGGCATCGTGTCGCTCGAGACCGAGCTCTGCAACCATTCGGACGAGACGGTGCAGGGCGTGCTCCGGGGCGTGATCCGTCCCGGGGAGATCGTCTTCGAGAAGCCGTTCCGGATCGACGCCGGGCAGCAGCGCGCCGTGGGCGTGCATCCCCGCGAGTTCCCGCAACTGAAGATCGCCGATCCGGCGCTGTGGTGGCCCAACGGTTACGGCGACCCGAACCTCTACACGTGCGAGCTGACTTGCGAGGTCGGCGGCGAGGTCTCCGACCGCCGGACGGTGACGTTCGGCATCCGCGAGTACTCCTACGACTTCGCGGAGGGAGTCTTCCGGCTCTCGGTGAACGGCGAGCGCATCTTCTGCAAGGGCGGAAACTGGGGCATGAGCGAATGGCTGCTCCGCTGCCGCGGCGGGGAGTACGACCTGAAGGTCCGGCTGCACCGCGAGATGAACTACAACATGATCCGCAACTGGATCGGTTCGACCACCGACGAGGAGTTCTACGAGGCGTGCGACCGCTACGGCATCATGGTATGGGACGATTTCTGGCTCAACTCGCACCCCAACCTGCCCGACGACCTCTTCGCCTTCAACCGCAACGCCGTGGAGAAGATCAAGCGGCTGCGCAACCACCCGTCGATCGCCGTCTGGTGCGGCGACAACGAGGGCGTGCCCCTGGCGCCGCTGAACGAGTGGCTGCGCGAGGACGTGCGGACCTTCGACGGCGGCGACCGCTGGTATCAGCCCATTTCGCGCGAATACGGCTTTTCGGGCAGCGGCCCGTGGACCAACGCGCACCCGATCTGGTACTTCACGGCCTATCCTTCGGGATTCGGCGAGCACAAGCTCGACGGGTGGGGCTTCCGCACGGAGATCGGCACGGCGGTCTTCACCAACTACGAGAGTTACAGGAAGTTCATGCCCGACCCCGACCGCTGGCCCATGTCGCAGGAGATGCTCGACAAGCACTTCTTCGGCCGTTCGTCGTTCAACTCGCGGCCCGACCGCTATTTCGCCACCGTGGAGTACAACTACGGAAAGGCGTCCGGCACGGAGGATTTCTGCCGCAAGGCCCAGTTGCTCAATATCGAGGCCAACAAGGCCATGTACGAAGGGTGGCAGCACCACATGTGGAACGACGCCACGGGCGTGCTGACGTGGATGAGCCAGTCGGCCTATCCGTCGTTCGTATGGCAGACCTACGATTACTATTACGACCTCAACGGCGCGTACTGGGGCGTGCGCAAGGCGTGCGAGCCGGTGCACGTGCAGTGGAGCTATGCCGACAATACGGTGAAGGCGGTCAATGCCACGCTGCGCGGCTACGAAGGGGCGCACGTCACGGCGACGGTTTACGACATGGAGGGGCGCGAAGTGAAGCGTTATTCGCGCGAGGCGACCCTCACGGTGCATCCGAACAGCGCTGTGGAGGCGCTGCGGCTTCCTCTGCCGGCTGACGGAAACCTCGCGCGCGGCAAGCGGGCCGTCTGTTCGTCGTCCGGCGTGACGGATTACCACGCCGCCGAGGCGGTCACGGACGGCAATACGGGGTCGGCGTGGTCGGCCACCGGAGGCGAAGGGGAATGGGTCTATGTCGATCTGGGCGCTCCGACCCGTTTCTCGACGATCGTGCTGTCGTGGGAGAGCGAGGTGGCCGCACGGTACGACGTGCTCGTCTCGGACGATGCCGAAACCTGGCGGACGGTCCATGTCGGCGACAAGGGCTCTTCGCCCATCGACGAGATCACGATCGAACCCGTGACGGCGCGCTACGTCAAGGTGCTCGACGTGAAGAGCTGGCAGCCGGGCCGCAAGATGGCGCTGTACGAGATCGAGCTCTACGACACGGAGGCGGAACCGGCCGGGCTCTCGCCCGTGCACTTCATCCGGCTGCGGCTGACGGACGCCGCCGGGAAGCTGCTGTCGGAGAATTTCTACTGGCGTTCGAACCGGCTGGGCGACTACCGCGCGCTCGACGGCCTGGAGCCTGCGCGGCTCGACGTGCGCTCGAAGGAGGAGACCGTCGGCGCGAAGCGCATCGTCCGGACGACGGTGACGAACCGCGGCCGCGGCGTGGCTTTCGCCGTGCGCGTCATGCCGACCTACGCCTCGACGGGCGAACAACTGCTGCCCGCCGTCATGGACGACAACTATTTCACGCTCCTGCCGGGCGAGAGGCGGACGGTGACGACCGAGTTCGACGCCGCGCTGCTCGGGGAGGACGCGTGCCGCGTGATAGCGAGACCCTATAACGATTGA
- a CDS encoding RagB/SusD family nutrient uptake outer membrane protein, translating into MKKHIIALAGLLAGAMMVTSCSQARLDDVEQLGAIEVDKTYAEADDATAQQLIANVYVTVKYLMMGDWGVHYIATTSAKTAECWPGGSGPNDGTDYHRMSAMIDDSENNAYKEMYTRFYKIMYKCNRIVDQLNDGSDERKRVIAEAKAWRAWAMMRLTQLWGSAPLVEHVLDGDKYSFYPGNSDPEENWKWIMQQFDEAQAVLPSKSGLGGQKAIGGRWTKEACYAYMAQGYMWRNDYENAKIELAKVINSGKYELWTKTATMGPSSYGVNMELAKSNNADTWKDGNEEYEYLTLYRAEADFCDEFLLELDIDGDATTIANTEPYWFRAYMNWRKDEVNLPGNTTTASDGWGFINPTKTFAQAFARHDGNSIRRRANVATYSEVYHDFPYLSESARGVMSSGLFENEGYFRMKYYDFVDDVVPERFASGQTNGNTTNFPLMRYADVLLMYAEACCMSGEGTANITGLEALNKVRQRAGLTPAPALDMDNEEYGIKAERRFELWLDDCDRYVDLIRWGDYKDFITDTSDKGVSEHWGNECVWLLGMKDKNVRTDDPLDVSNYEVRYDPLSVRGSWNDRLYLFPFPYAETTQNPNLDQNTGW; encoded by the coding sequence ATGAAAAAGCATATTATAGCGTTGGCCGGTCTGCTTGCCGGGGCGATGATGGTGACCTCCTGCTCCCAGGCGCGTCTCGATGACGTGGAACAGCTCGGAGCTATCGAGGTGGACAAGACCTATGCGGAAGCGGACGATGCCACGGCGCAGCAGTTGATCGCAAACGTTTACGTCACGGTCAAATACCTGATGATGGGCGACTGGGGCGTGCATTACATAGCAACCACTTCGGCCAAGACGGCCGAGTGCTGGCCGGGCGGTTCGGGCCCGAACGACGGTACGGACTACCATCGTATGTCGGCCATGATCGACGACTCGGAGAACAACGCCTACAAGGAGATGTACACCCGGTTCTACAAGATCATGTATAAGTGCAACCGCATCGTGGACCAGCTCAACGACGGTTCCGACGAGCGCAAGCGCGTGATCGCCGAGGCGAAGGCCTGGCGCGCGTGGGCGATGATGCGTCTGACCCAGCTCTGGGGTTCGGCTCCGTTGGTGGAGCATGTGCTCGACGGAGACAAGTATTCGTTCTACCCCGGCAACTCGGACCCCGAAGAGAACTGGAAGTGGATCATGCAGCAGTTCGACGAGGCTCAGGCCGTGCTTCCTTCGAAGAGCGGTCTGGGCGGCCAGAAGGCGATCGGCGGCCGTTGGACCAAGGAGGCTTGCTACGCTTATATGGCGCAGGGCTATATGTGGCGGAACGATTACGAGAACGCCAAGATCGAATTGGCCAAGGTCATCAACTCGGGCAAGTACGAACTTTGGACCAAGACCGCGACCATGGGTCCGTCGAGCTACGGCGTGAATATGGAGCTCGCCAAATCGAACAATGCGGATACGTGGAAGGACGGCAATGAAGAATACGAGTATCTGACGCTCTACCGCGCCGAGGCCGACTTCTGCGACGAGTTCCTGCTCGAGCTGGATATAGACGGCGATGCCACGACGATCGCCAACACCGAACCTTACTGGTTCCGTGCCTACATGAACTGGCGCAAGGACGAGGTGAATCTGCCGGGCAATACCACCACCGCTTCCGACGGCTGGGGGTTCATCAACCCCACGAAGACCTTCGCGCAGGCTTTCGCAAGACATGACGGCAACAGCATCCGCCGTCGTGCGAACGTCGCCACTTACAGCGAGGTGTACCACGATTTCCCCTATCTGAGCGAGAGCGCCCGCGGCGTCATGTCGAGCGGCCTGTTCGAGAACGAGGGCTATTTCCGCATGAAATACTACGATTTCGTGGACGATGTGGTCCCCGAGCGTTTCGCTTCCGGCCAGACGAACGGCAATACGACCAACTTCCCGCTGATGCGTTATGCCGACGTGCTGCTGATGTACGCCGAGGCATGCTGCATGTCGGGCGAAGGTACGGCGAATATCACCGGTTTGGAGGCGCTGAACAAGGTGCGCCAGCGTGCCGGACTGACACCTGCTCCTGCGCTGGATATGGACAACGAGGAATACGGTATCAAGGCCGAGCGCCGTTTCGAACTCTGGCTCGACGACTGCGACCGCTATGTGGACCTGATCCGCTGGGGCGATTACAAGGATTTCATCACCGATACTTCGGACAAGGGCGTGAGCGAGCACTGGGGCAACGAGTGCGTCTGGCTGCTCGGAATGAAGGATAAGAATGTGCGCACGGACGATCCGCTGGATGTCAGCAACTACGAGGTGCGTTACGACCCGCTGTCCGTGCGCGGTTCGTGGAACGACCGTCTTTATCTCTTCCCGTTCCCGTACGCCGAGACGACGCAGAACCCCAACCTGGACCAGAATACCGGTTGGTAA